A part of Paenarthrobacter sp. A20 genomic DNA contains:
- a CDS encoding malate:quinone oxidoreductase, whose product MTFISKTQHADVVLIGGGIMSATLGAFIKQLEPTWTISLFERLDEAGLESSGPWNNAGTGHAALCELNYSPAAKDGSVDPSKALHINEQFQLSRQFWSHLVDSNVIGSPKGFINTVPHMSFVIGDDHSNFLKTRYEALKPNTLFRSMEYTEDQDQIAKWAPLIVKGRDRKQRVAATRAAEGTDVDFGALTRELTTYLQDGGAEVNYGHDVTNISRAAGGGWDLSIKHTKSGEHGRIHAKFVFVGAGGGALHLLQASGIPESKGYGGFPVSGQFFRCTDDAITSQHSAKVYGQASVGAPPMSVPHLDTRYVDGKRSLLFGPYAGFSTNFLKTSSYLDLPLSIRPGNIIPMLAVAKDNMDLTAYLIKEVAKRHEAKVEALREYYPEAAGANWELITAGQRVQIIKKHPQKGGVLQFGTEVIASRDGSIGALLGASPGASTAVPIMIELLQKSFPKNFKGWQSKLKDMMPGYGVKLNENADLAAELEASTARSLQLEVASAVQS is encoded by the coding sequence GTGACCTTCATTTCCAAGACTCAACATGCCGACGTCGTCCTTATTGGCGGCGGAATCATGAGTGCCACCCTCGGTGCGTTCATCAAGCAACTTGAACCCACCTGGACCATCTCGCTGTTCGAACGACTCGACGAAGCGGGGCTTGAGAGCTCCGGGCCGTGGAACAATGCGGGCACCGGGCATGCCGCGCTGTGTGAGCTTAATTACTCCCCCGCAGCCAAAGATGGTTCCGTTGACCCTTCCAAGGCCCTCCACATCAACGAGCAGTTCCAGCTCTCACGCCAGTTCTGGTCCCACTTGGTGGACAGCAATGTCATCGGCTCGCCCAAGGGCTTCATCAACACCGTTCCGCACATGAGCTTCGTCATTGGCGATGACCACTCGAACTTCCTCAAGACCCGGTACGAGGCCCTCAAGCCCAACACGCTGTTCCGCAGCATGGAATACACCGAGGACCAGGACCAGATCGCCAAGTGGGCCCCGTTGATCGTCAAGGGACGGGACCGCAAACAGCGCGTTGCCGCCACCCGCGCAGCTGAAGGTACCGACGTCGACTTCGGCGCCCTGACACGGGAATTGACCACCTACTTGCAGGACGGCGGCGCAGAGGTCAACTACGGCCACGACGTCACCAACATCAGCCGCGCAGCAGGTGGCGGATGGGACTTGTCCATCAAGCACACCAAGTCCGGCGAACACGGCCGTATCCACGCGAAGTTCGTCTTTGTCGGAGCCGGCGGCGGCGCCCTGCACCTGCTTCAGGCCTCCGGCATTCCCGAAAGCAAGGGCTACGGCGGTTTCCCCGTGTCCGGACAGTTCTTCCGCTGCACGGATGATGCCATCACATCCCAGCACAGCGCCAAGGTCTACGGCCAGGCGTCCGTGGGTGCTCCTCCCATGTCGGTCCCCCACCTGGACACCCGGTACGTGGATGGCAAGCGCTCCCTCCTCTTCGGCCCGTACGCCGGCTTCTCCACCAACTTCCTGAAAACGTCCAGCTATCTTGACCTCCCCTTGTCCATCCGTCCGGGAAACATCATCCCGATGCTGGCAGTGGCCAAGGACAACATGGACCTCACGGCATACCTCATCAAGGAGGTCGCCAAGCGTCACGAGGCCAAGGTGGAGGCCCTTCGGGAGTACTACCCCGAGGCCGCCGGCGCCAATTGGGAATTGATCACCGCAGGCCAGCGCGTGCAAATCATCAAGAAGCACCCCCAGAAGGGTGGCGTCCTGCAGTTCGGCACCGAGGTCATCGCTTCCCGCGATGGTTCCATCGGCGCACTGCTTGGGGCTTCCCCGGGAGCATCCACCGCCGTGCCCATCATGATCGAACTGCTGCAGAAGTCCTTCCCCAAGAACTTCAAGGGTTGGCAGTCCAAGCTCAAGGACATGATGCCGGGCTACGGCGTCAAGCTCAACGAGAACGCGGACCTCGCCGCCGAACTGGAAGCAAGCACCGCCCGGTCCTTGCAACTGGAAGTGGCCAGCGCCGTCCAAAGCTAG
- a CDS encoding efflux RND transporter permease subunit: protein MFRLAKLSLGNRALIALITVFAAVFGVITMGSLKQELIPSIEFPQITVVTSMPGASPEVVDKQLSQPLETALNSVEGLESTTSTSRSGVSQITMVFTYGSNLDRARNQIDRAISNAKRVLPADVEPQSIAGNISDFPIVYLAVSSDKPLSELNADLLRLSVPRLQKIDGVRGADVTGGSSQHILIQPRPTDLASSGASIQAISNALKNNGTLVPVGTIEDQGKTLSLQLGSPVDSLDIIKGLPLAGAKGAATIGAVADVSIEDDAATSITRTNGKPTLALSVTKKPEGDTVAISHAVRDAIGPMQDELGNNATFTPVFDQAPFIEKSIKDLTTEGLLGLGFAVAVILVFLMSVRSTLVTAVSIPLSLLITFIGISATGYSLNILTLGALTIAIGRVVDDSIVVIENIKRHLSYGEHKLTAILTSIREVAGAITASTLTTVAVFLPIAFVGDLAGELFRPFALTVTIALLSSLLVSLTIVPVLAYWFLSSTPKGAEAAASAQAAAEKAREAEQRSRLQRGYLPILAKTQKHPVITLSAAALVLVATIAVSPLLATDLLGRSGENSMTVRQVLPAGTSLQATSDEAAKIEDALKGIEGIKDVQVTSGNAQTGFAALTSTGSSNSTFTIVTDEKVNQTKLQDEVRSKLEGAAGKVTVGSQQGGFGTSSTVDITIRAANSADLQTASDALVKAMDGVPGSSEVATNLASTQSVVQVRVDRAKAVAAGLTEEQVGAFLASTVSPIPAGTVRIDTNDYPVQIGEGTRFTSIASVRALQLPTARGSVALESIAAVEQVDAPVSITSSNGQRTARVTVTPSGSNLGSVSTAVQERLANVELPAGVTATIGGATTQQAESFRQLGLALLAAIAIVYVIMVAAFKSLIQPLILLVSVPFAATGAVGLLLLTGVPLGLPSLIGMLMLVGIVVTNAIVLIDLINQYRRPHDGSPGMNVADAITHGARQRLRPILMTALATVFALTPMALGLTGGGGFISQPLAIVVIGGLVSSTALTLVLVPVLYKLVEGRREKKDLQKALKDKPEPTSGNGSAGDPSDEFQDWTTGMIPRVKGRRAAHNPGE from the coding sequence ATGTTCCGCCTGGCCAAGCTTTCTCTGGGAAACCGGGCCCTGATCGCGCTGATCACCGTCTTTGCGGCGGTGTTCGGCGTGATCACCATGGGGTCCCTCAAGCAGGAACTTATTCCGTCCATCGAGTTCCCGCAGATCACTGTGGTCACTTCCATGCCTGGCGCTTCGCCTGAGGTCGTGGACAAGCAATTGAGCCAGCCACTGGAAACAGCACTGAACAGTGTTGAAGGCCTGGAATCCACCACGTCAACGTCCCGCAGCGGCGTATCGCAGATCACCATGGTGTTCACGTACGGATCCAACCTGGACCGGGCCCGAAACCAGATCGACCGGGCCATCTCGAACGCCAAGCGGGTGCTGCCCGCCGACGTCGAACCCCAGTCCATTGCCGGGAACATCAGCGACTTCCCTATCGTCTACCTGGCGGTGTCCTCGGACAAACCGCTCAGCGAGCTCAACGCCGACCTCCTGCGGCTGAGCGTTCCCCGCCTCCAGAAGATCGACGGCGTCCGCGGCGCCGATGTGACAGGCGGGTCCAGCCAGCACATCCTGATCCAGCCCCGTCCAACGGACCTGGCAAGCAGTGGCGCTTCCATCCAGGCCATCAGCAACGCCTTGAAGAACAACGGCACTTTGGTTCCCGTGGGCACCATCGAGGACCAGGGCAAGACGTTGTCCCTCCAACTAGGCAGTCCGGTCGATTCCCTGGACATCATCAAAGGGCTTCCCCTGGCGGGGGCGAAGGGCGCTGCCACCATCGGGGCGGTGGCCGACGTCAGCATTGAGGACGACGCCGCCACCTCCATCACGCGCACCAATGGCAAACCGACCCTGGCGCTGTCCGTCACCAAAAAGCCGGAGGGCGATACCGTCGCGATCTCGCACGCGGTGCGTGACGCGATCGGGCCGATGCAGGACGAACTGGGCAACAACGCCACGTTCACACCTGTCTTCGACCAGGCCCCGTTCATCGAGAAATCAATCAAGGACCTCACGACGGAAGGGCTCCTCGGCCTGGGCTTCGCCGTGGCCGTCATCCTGGTATTCCTGATGTCCGTGCGGTCCACCCTGGTCACGGCCGTCTCCATTCCACTCTCACTGCTGATCACGTTCATCGGCATCTCCGCTACCGGATATTCGCTCAACATCCTCACTTTGGGGGCGCTGACCATTGCGATCGGGCGTGTGGTTGACGACTCCATCGTGGTGATTGAGAACATCAAGAGGCACCTCAGTTACGGCGAACACAAGCTCACCGCCATCCTGACCTCCATCCGGGAAGTCGCCGGAGCCATCACGGCGTCCACCCTGACCACGGTGGCGGTCTTCCTGCCCATCGCGTTCGTGGGCGACCTCGCCGGGGAACTGTTCCGGCCCTTCGCCCTGACCGTGACCATCGCGCTTCTGTCGTCGCTGTTGGTGTCCCTCACGATCGTTCCCGTGCTGGCCTACTGGTTCCTCTCCTCCACGCCCAAGGGCGCTGAGGCTGCAGCGTCCGCCCAGGCAGCGGCAGAGAAGGCCCGTGAGGCCGAGCAGCGTAGCCGGCTCCAGCGCGGATACCTACCCATCCTGGCGAAAACCCAGAAACACCCGGTCATCACGTTGTCCGCCGCGGCTTTGGTCCTCGTGGCGACCATTGCCGTGTCTCCGCTCCTGGCCACAGACCTGCTGGGCCGCTCAGGTGAGAACAGCATGACCGTGCGCCAGGTCCTGCCAGCAGGCACAAGCCTGCAGGCAACCAGCGATGAAGCCGCAAAGATCGAGGACGCCCTCAAGGGCATTGAGGGCATCAAGGATGTGCAAGTCACCTCCGGAAATGCGCAGACGGGCTTCGCAGCCCTGACATCCACCGGTTCATCCAACTCCACGTTCACGATTGTCACCGACGAGAAAGTGAACCAGACCAAACTCCAGGACGAGGTCCGTTCCAAGCTTGAGGGGGCCGCGGGGAAGGTCACCGTAGGGTCCCAGCAAGGCGGATTCGGAACATCCTCCACCGTGGACATCACCATCCGGGCCGCGAACTCCGCCGATCTCCAAACTGCCAGCGATGCCCTGGTCAAAGCCATGGACGGAGTGCCAGGCAGTTCCGAGGTGGCCACCAACCTGGCCTCCACGCAATCGGTGGTGCAGGTTCGGGTTGACCGGGCCAAGGCCGTGGCCGCCGGCCTGACGGAGGAGCAGGTGGGAGCCTTCCTTGCCTCCACTGTCAGCCCCATCCCTGCCGGCACCGTCAGGATCGACACCAACGACTACCCTGTGCAGATCGGTGAGGGTACGCGCTTTACGAGCATTGCCTCGGTGCGGGCGCTGCAGCTGCCGACCGCACGCGGTTCGGTGGCGCTGGAGTCCATCGCCGCCGTCGAACAGGTGGACGCTCCCGTATCCATCACCAGCAGCAACGGGCAGCGGACCGCGCGGGTAACAGTGACGCCGTCGGGTTCCAACCTGGGCAGCGTTAGCACCGCGGTGCAGGAGCGCCTGGCCAACGTGGAACTGCCGGCAGGGGTTACTGCCACCATCGGTGGGGCAACGACCCAACAGGCGGAGTCGTTCCGGCAGTTGGGGCTGGCACTGCTGGCCGCCATCGCGATCGTCTACGTCATTATGGTCGCGGCCTTCAAATCGCTGATACAGCCGCTGATCCTGCTGGTCTCGGTCCCCTTCGCCGCCACGGGCGCTGTTGGCTTGCTGCTGTTAACCGGAGTTCCGCTGGGCCTCCCCTCACTGATCGGCATGCTGATGCTTGTGGGCATCGTCGTGACCAACGCGATCGTCCTGATCGACCTCATCAACCAGTACCGCAGGCCGCACGACGGCAGCCCGGGCATGAACGTGGCGGACGCCATTACCCACGGCGCCCGCCAACGTCTCCGCCCTATCCTGATGACGGCGCTGGCCACCGTGTTTGCGCTGACCCCCATGGCACTTGGACTTACGGGCGGCGGTGGGTTCATCTCACAGCCTCTGGCCATCGTGGTGATCGGCGGGCTGGTGTCCTCTACGGCGTTGACGCTGGTCCTGGTCCCTGTCCTCTACAAGTTGGTGGAGGGCCGCAGGGAGAAGAAAGACCTGCAGAAAGCCTTGAAGGACAAGCCGGAGCCCACGTCGGGCAACGGCTCTGCCGGGGATCCATCGGATGAGTTCCAGGACTGGACCACGGGCATGATCCCCCGGGTCAAGGGCCGCCGGGCGGCCCACAATCCCGGAGAATAG
- a CDS encoding LLM class flavin-dependent oxidoreductase → MQIGVFSVSDITTDPTTGRTPTENERIKASVEIARKVEEIGMDVYALGEHHNRPFFSSSPTTTLAYIAAQTERITLSTATTLITTNDPVKIAEDFAMLQHLSDGRVDLVLGRGNTAPVYPWFGKNIQDGVELAIENYSLLRKLWDEDTVNWSGKFRTPLQNFTSTPRPLDGVAPFVWHGSIRTPQIAEVAAYFGDGFFANNIFWPKEHYQQLIGLYRERYEHYGHGKADQAIVGLGGQFFMRKNSQDAVKEFRPYFDNAPVYGHGPSLEDFTSQTPLTVGSPQEVIEKTLTFREAFGDYQRQLFLIDHAGLPLKTVLEQLDLFGEEVLPVLRKEYAALKPAHVPDAPTHASRVAEALEAKVSESATAGATGQDA, encoded by the coding sequence ATGCAGATCGGCGTATTCAGCGTCAGTGACATCACCACTGACCCCACCACGGGCCGCACCCCCACGGAAAACGAGCGCATCAAGGCGTCCGTTGAGATCGCCAGGAAGGTCGAAGAAATCGGCATGGATGTCTACGCCTTGGGCGAGCACCACAACCGGCCGTTCTTCTCCTCCTCCCCCACCACGACGCTGGCGTACATCGCCGCGCAGACCGAACGCATCACCCTCTCCACCGCCACGACACTGATCACCACCAACGACCCTGTCAAGATTGCCGAAGACTTCGCGATGCTGCAGCACCTGTCCGACGGCCGCGTGGACCTGGTCCTTGGCCGCGGCAACACCGCACCGGTCTACCCCTGGTTCGGCAAGAACATCCAGGACGGCGTGGAACTCGCCATCGAAAACTACAGCCTGCTCCGCAAGCTGTGGGACGAGGACACGGTCAACTGGTCCGGCAAGTTCCGCACGCCGCTGCAGAACTTCACGTCCACACCACGCCCGCTCGACGGCGTCGCTCCCTTCGTCTGGCACGGTTCCATCCGCACGCCGCAAATCGCCGAAGTGGCGGCATACTTCGGCGACGGCTTCTTTGCCAACAACATTTTCTGGCCCAAGGAGCACTACCAGCAGCTGATCGGCCTCTACCGTGAGCGCTACGAACACTACGGGCACGGCAAGGCAGACCAGGCAATCGTGGGCCTCGGCGGCCAGTTCTTCATGAGGAAGAACTCCCAGGATGCAGTGAAGGAATTCCGTCCGTATTTCGACAACGCTCCGGTCTACGGCCACGGACCGTCCCTGGAGGACTTCACCTCACAGACGCCCCTGACCGTGGGAAGCCCCCAGGAAGTCATCGAAAAAACCTTGACGTTCCGTGAGGCTTTTGGCGACTACCAGCGCCAACTGTTCCTGATCGACCACGCGGGTCTCCCCCTGAAGACCGTCCTTGAGCAGTTGGACCTCTTCGGCGAGGAAGTCCTTCCCGTCCTGCGCAAGGAGTACGCTGCCCTGAAACCGGCCCACGTACCCGATGCACCGACGCATGCATCCCGCGTTGCCGAAGCACTGGAAGCCAAGGTCAGCGAGTCCGCAACCGCAGGCGCCACGGGGCAGGACGCCTGA
- a CDS encoding MarR family winged helix-turn-helix transcriptional regulator, whose translation MSSPSASSAVRLAAETWESLFRSQVAVMRKLQSGPAFKTLPVKEYDVLFTLSKCPSGQLRLNEINDKVLLSQSSLSRLVDRLEKRGLVERTTAPDDGRGVLLSLTEAGSELQKTIGREHVRDIAHLVAPALTAEEQKELLRLTEKLRASVAGH comes from the coding sequence ATGTCCAGCCCGTCGGCGTCCTCCGCCGTTCGCCTCGCCGCCGAGACCTGGGAGTCATTGTTCCGCTCCCAGGTGGCGGTGATGCGGAAGCTCCAGTCGGGACCGGCGTTCAAAACCCTCCCCGTCAAGGAATACGACGTCCTGTTCACGCTCTCCAAGTGCCCTTCCGGGCAGCTCCGGCTCAATGAAATCAACGACAAAGTGCTGCTGAGCCAGTCCAGCTTGAGCCGTTTGGTGGACCGGCTGGAGAAACGCGGATTGGTGGAGCGGACAACAGCCCCCGACGACGGCCGCGGAGTATTGCTGTCACTCACCGAAGCAGGCAGTGAGCTTCAAAAGACCATCGGCCGGGAGCATGTCCGCGACATCGCCCACTTGGTGGCACCGGCGCTCACCGCCGAGGAACAAAAGGAGCTCCTCCGCCTGACGGAAAAACTCCGTGCTTCCGTGGCGGGACACTAA
- a CDS encoding transglutaminase family protein, protein MERNVAATLVFKTAANTKVAMAIAVAGNPGYGSVTETLSITTAGMDVPFAELSDHHGGRFHYMEFSEPSEVSVEYRATVHGFGVPDESSPMELIRYVRPSRYAESDRLLPTAYAEFGGLQGAELLHAVRNWVNGELRYVSGSSRGTDGAVETLLHRKGVCRDFAHLAIALLRAKDIPARLAAVYAPGLSPMDFHAVAEAYIDGAWHIIDPTGLAPRRSMLRITAGRDSSDTAFLSTVGGSLSLKTLKVGASVNGELPVDDPRELISLR, encoded by the coding sequence ATGGAACGCAACGTTGCTGCCACGCTCGTTTTCAAGACCGCAGCCAACACAAAGGTGGCCATGGCCATTGCCGTGGCCGGGAACCCTGGCTACGGGTCAGTGACGGAAACCCTGTCCATCACCACGGCCGGGATGGACGTTCCTTTCGCCGAACTCAGCGACCACCACGGAGGCCGTTTCCACTACATGGAGTTCAGTGAACCGAGCGAAGTGTCGGTGGAGTACCGTGCCACCGTCCATGGCTTTGGCGTCCCTGATGAGTCCTCTCCCATGGAACTGATCCGGTACGTACGTCCCAGCCGGTATGCCGAGTCTGATCGGCTCCTGCCCACCGCATACGCCGAGTTCGGCGGCCTGCAGGGAGCCGAGCTGCTCCACGCTGTCCGCAACTGGGTCAATGGGGAGCTCCGCTACGTCAGCGGTTCTTCGCGGGGTACGGACGGGGCCGTGGAAACGCTGCTTCACCGTAAGGGTGTGTGCCGCGACTTTGCCCACCTCGCCATTGCGCTGTTGAGGGCGAAAGATATACCCGCCCGACTCGCGGCGGTCTACGCGCCGGGCTTGAGTCCCATGGATTTCCATGCGGTAGCCGAGGCATATATTGACGGTGCCTGGCACATCATCGATCCCACAGGTTTGGCACCGCGGAGGTCCATGCTCAGGATCACTGCAGGACGTGACTCCTCGGACACGGCGTTCCTGTCCACTGTGGGTGGCAGCCTGTCGCTCAAGACCCTCAAGGTGGGCGCCTCGGTCAACGGTGAGCTCCCGGTGGACGACCCCCGGGAGCTCATCAGCCTGCGTTAG
- a CDS encoding DUF1684 domain-containing protein, translated as MAPDQQDYFEDDIPTMSAVDIADWRLRTFALYDKVRQLAATNPFDAHVFWRQERDLLFATHPASALTADMKSSFSGLRTAGYDPAFRRYAALSPDSAGQEMNVETGTDGVVPFVRIGTFELPGLGSLAAWRLRSYGGGIFVPFRDATAGKDGGSYGAGRYLLDTVKGSFHGTRGAAGEQEFILDFNFAYNPSCAYNEAWACPLAGPDNRLTTEIPVGELYLG; from the coding sequence ATGGCTCCCGATCAGCAGGACTATTTCGAGGACGACATCCCCACCATGTCAGCGGTTGATATAGCTGACTGGCGCCTGCGGACGTTCGCTCTCTACGACAAGGTGCGGCAGCTTGCAGCCACCAATCCGTTCGATGCGCACGTTTTCTGGCGCCAGGAGCGGGACCTGCTGTTCGCCACCCATCCCGCATCGGCGCTGACGGCGGACATGAAATCTTCCTTCTCAGGTCTGCGCACAGCCGGATATGACCCTGCTTTCCGCCGATACGCGGCCTTATCGCCTGACAGTGCCGGACAGGAAATGAACGTTGAGACCGGCACTGACGGTGTGGTGCCTTTTGTTCGCATCGGCACTTTCGAGCTGCCCGGACTGGGCTCCTTGGCCGCATGGAGACTGCGGAGCTATGGCGGCGGTATCTTCGTACCCTTCCGCGACGCAACGGCCGGGAAGGACGGCGGCAGCTACGGAGCCGGACGATACCTGCTGGACACGGTCAAGGGCTCCTTCCACGGGACCAGGGGCGCTGCAGGAGAACAGGAATTCATCCTCGACTTCAATTTTGCCTACAACCCCTCGTGCGCCTACAACGAAGCGTGGGCCTGCCCCTTGGCAGGCCCGGACAACCGGCTGACCACGGAGATTCCCGTGGGTGAGCTGTACTTGGGCTAG
- a CDS encoding SLC13 family permease translates to MRLAIIGLVLLVAGGVTVATGVLPWQEVAVLVDRVAPILAFVVAMTVVTELVSEAGAFQWIARHLRGWGRGRSVLLWLLVALFATLSTVFLSLDTTAVLLTPVVVTVARQAGLPVLPFALTTVWLANTASLLLPISNLTNLLAQHNLGGISPAQFAQLMWAPSLAAVLVPLAFIALVFRRELRKTYALDSARPAQAPSSTAASDKVLLVVSAVVLVLLLPSLVSGVAIWIPATVAAAILAGTFAIRRPKVLRVALIPWSLLLFTCGLFLVVEATQYLGASVLLGQVAGQGSGFVELLRLAMTGALGSNVVNNLPAYLLAEPLAGSPERMAALLVGVNAGPLIAPWASLATLLWHDRLVRMNVLIKWKGYAVFGLIVAPLTIVTAIAALAAVGPGGLLG, encoded by the coding sequence ATGCGGCTGGCGATCATCGGATTGGTTCTCCTCGTGGCGGGTGGGGTAACCGTCGCCACGGGTGTCCTGCCGTGGCAGGAAGTGGCGGTCCTGGTGGACCGGGTAGCACCCATCCTGGCCTTCGTCGTTGCCATGACCGTGGTGACGGAGCTCGTCAGCGAAGCCGGCGCGTTCCAGTGGATCGCGCGCCATTTGCGCGGGTGGGGGCGTGGGCGCAGTGTCCTGCTGTGGTTGCTTGTGGCGCTGTTCGCCACCCTGAGCACCGTGTTCCTGTCACTGGACACAACGGCGGTGCTCCTGACCCCCGTGGTGGTCACGGTGGCCCGCCAGGCCGGACTGCCGGTCCTGCCCTTCGCGTTGACGACCGTGTGGCTGGCGAATACCGCCAGCTTGTTGCTTCCCATTTCCAACCTGACCAACCTTCTGGCGCAGCACAACCTGGGCGGCATCAGTCCCGCACAGTTTGCCCAGCTGATGTGGGCACCGTCGCTGGCGGCAGTCCTAGTTCCGTTGGCCTTCATCGCGCTGGTATTCCGACGTGAACTTCGCAAGACCTATGCCCTCGATTCCGCCCGTCCTGCTCAAGCACCTTCGTCCACCGCTGCCTCCGACAAAGTCTTGCTCGTGGTCAGCGCGGTGGTCCTGGTGCTGCTGTTGCCGTCCCTGGTGTCCGGGGTTGCCATTTGGATTCCTGCCACGGTGGCGGCCGCCATCCTCGCCGGCACGTTCGCCATCCGACGCCCCAAGGTGCTCAGGGTGGCCCTGATTCCGTGGTCGTTGTTGCTCTTCACCTGCGGACTTTTCCTGGTGGTTGAGGCCACCCAATACCTCGGCGCCTCAGTACTGCTGGGACAGGTGGCAGGCCAGGGAAGCGGGTTCGTTGAACTGCTCAGGCTGGCCATGACGGGCGCGCTCGGCTCCAACGTGGTCAACAACCTGCCCGCCTACCTACTGGCGGAACCCTTGGCCGGAAGTCCGGAGCGAATGGCCGCACTGCTGGTCGGAGTGAATGCGGGACCCCTGATCGCGCCGTGGGCTTCCCTGGCCACCTTGCTGTGGCATGACCGATTGGTCCGGATGAACGTGCTGATCAAGTGGAAGGGTTATGCGGTGTTCGGCCTGATCGTGGCACCCCTGACCATCGTGACGGCCATCGCGGCGCTCGCAGCTGTTGGCCCCGGAGGGCTGCTTGGCTAG
- a CDS encoding DM13 domain-containing protein produces MNRLRSSIRAHRTLAAVAGLVLLSLVVVGAALFQPWRLFTSSSLDEALPAAPVSTSVPPEVKAAEVETPAADGPVVVSSGTFGSQEHETTGAAQLLKLPDGSHLLRLENLASSDGPDVKVWLSSLEAGGDWFKYRSGRYVDLGAIKATHGNHNYAIPAGTDVAGLTSVVLWCDRFSVAFGSAPLT; encoded by the coding sequence ATGAACCGATTGCGGAGTTCGATCCGGGCCCACAGGACCCTCGCTGCGGTGGCAGGCCTGGTACTCCTATCCCTGGTGGTGGTCGGGGCTGCCCTCTTCCAACCATGGCGGCTCTTCACCAGCAGCAGCCTGGACGAAGCACTGCCGGCCGCCCCGGTGTCCACGAGCGTGCCGCCAGAGGTTAAGGCCGCAGAGGTTGAAACCCCGGCGGCGGACGGACCCGTGGTTGTCAGCTCGGGCACCTTCGGATCGCAGGAACATGAGACAACCGGCGCAGCCCAGTTGCTGAAGCTCCCGGATGGAAGCCATCTGCTCCGCCTGGAGAATCTGGCCAGCAGCGATGGGCCTGATGTCAAAGTTTGGCTCAGCAGCCTGGAGGCCGGGGGCGACTGGTTCAAGTACCGCTCCGGCCGCTATGTGGACCTCGGTGCCATCAAAGCCACGCACGGCAACCACAATTACGCCATTCCTGCAGGAACCGACGTTGCAGGGCTGACGTCTGTGGTGCTCTGGTGCGACCGCTTCAGTGTTGCGTTCGGGTCGGCCCCGCTCACCTGA
- a CDS encoding fumarylacetoacetate hydrolase family protein yields MTSPLPRRIARVRPAAAPPMAGQPQDEQFFVANDAEDFDTHAGKVWIVIDSPFPASRANASSPSRPGWETGATVSEDAFTFLAPSVPVNVFGMAHNTGQPGRDLPPQAFHKAASSVIGPGEAIQLSSTVGYVDPEAELTVVVGSTARGLTLETARSAILGYTIGNDVSARDLQKTDELWISAKSQDTFTPTGPWMVTDLDDANLEIGIVHNGTELKTASSADLGWKVDEIMVYLTSFMTLQPGDLVLTGFPAECARIQPGDTVVCRVEGIGELRNPVTGASWEVTPA; encoded by the coding sequence ATGACTTCACCCCTTCCCCGTCGCATCGCCCGTGTCCGGCCTGCAGCTGCCCCGCCCATGGCCGGTCAACCCCAAGACGAGCAATTCTTCGTGGCCAATGATGCTGAAGACTTCGACACGCACGCGGGCAAGGTATGGATCGTCATCGACTCTCCATTCCCGGCTTCACGGGCCAACGCAAGCAGCCCTTCCCGTCCCGGTTGGGAAACCGGCGCAACAGTCAGTGAAGACGCTTTTACCTTCCTGGCCCCATCAGTCCCCGTCAACGTCTTCGGCATGGCCCACAACACCGGGCAGCCGGGCCGGGACCTGCCGCCACAGGCTTTCCACAAAGCGGCCTCGAGCGTCATCGGCCCCGGTGAGGCGATCCAGCTGAGCTCCACCGTTGGCTATGTGGACCCGGAAGCCGAACTGACCGTCGTCGTCGGCAGTACCGCCCGTGGCTTGACGCTGGAAACAGCGCGTTCGGCAATCCTTGGCTACACCATCGGCAACGACGTCTCGGCAAGGGACCTTCAAAAGACGGACGAACTCTGGATCAGCGCCAAAAGCCAGGACACGTTCACGCCCACGGGTCCGTGGATGGTCACGGACCTGGATGACGCGAACCTGGAGATCGGGATCGTCCACAACGGCACCGAACTGAAAACCGCCAGTTCAGCGGACCTCGGCTGGAAAGTGGACGAAATCATGGTGTACCTGACCTCGTTCATGACGCTTCAGCCAGGCGATCTGGTGCTCACAGGCTTCCCCGCCGAGTGCGCCCGCATCCAACCAGGCGACACTGTTGTATGCCGGGTTGAAGGAATCGGTGAGCTCCGGAACCCCGTCACGGGCGCTTCCTGGGAGGTCACGCCGGCATAG